From Panthera tigris isolate Pti1 chromosome B4, P.tigris_Pti1_mat1.1, whole genome shotgun sequence:
AGACAGAACCCTTCAAATAGCATTGGAATTCAAGACTATCAACAGTAAATTCCCTTTAccaattatacaatatataatttattttttcatctttagcaTATACAGAATTATGTAGGTTGCTCTCAACCTTGAACTTGCCTTGTCTGTCTTCGAGCTATCTGCGCTGGCTTCCACTGTAACACTTACTTTGCTTTCTGTCAATTTTACAGCAGCATTAGAGGCTTTGCTGTGACTTGATGATGAAGTATTACCAGAACTTGGTCCCTGAACTGTTCCCAAATTTCCTGGGGCTGCGGTCGGAGCAGGCAAGACTGGTGTACTCATGTTATTACTTACATGAGAAGCACTAGGAACGCCCTGTTTTAAAGAGTTATCATTAGTTAATGAATTACTGTATTCTTTTAGCCATAtattagaaataacaaaaaaaattcaaagtgagTCAAAATTCGTATTTCAGGTCATGTATATCTAAAGGActctgaagaaaaataagtaacattctCAAACAGAGACCTATGTAAATATGTCAAGTGActtttaaattacacatgtgaCTTGTGATGTTCTGACAGCAACACTAAAAGcaacaagaaggaaaagaatagcaCTTAAAAAAGTTATCTTTTCCAAAAGGCTCTTTCTGAAAATTAACTGAAGTATGTGCCCCCACTTTAAAGACGGAAGAAAAGGAGACAGTGAAGTCAAATAGCTTGCAGAGAGCTGACAGCAGAAAAATGTATGAGGTCCCAAATTCTAGAACCCTATCCCCCTTATCTTCCAATTATACACTATCAGGATTCTAGAATTTGTGAAATGCAGGCACAGAACTATAAGGAACACAGTGTTTACAAAGTATTATTCAAATTTCTATATGCCTCAGAGGCACTTCTTTTTTTTGAACACGGTAAACTCGTGAACATGAAATACAGACAGTAATGGATAATGAACAGCTTTCTCTGGCGTTTGTCCCAACAAGACAATAAAAGCATCACCACAAGTTCCCACCCCCTAAAAAGTCCAataaattaagaattattttaaaacacccaTCATTTGATTCTCAAAATTTTGTCTTAACCTGAAAAAACAAACCTGTTTGGACATAAACAACAGCATATATGCAGCTTTGGTTCAATAATATGCatccaattcattttatttgaagaGTGGGAGGTTTGAGGAAGGACAGTGAAGAGGGGCTATGAAAGTTTACCGTAAACCTAATCGAATAATTGTTTGGGGATGCCAGGAAACCCTCTTTTGAACATCTGTTGCTAACAGTTAAATTCTTATAGCGACTATGTTGATTACACTTTAGATGCTAAAAACATACCTGCAATTGCTTTCCATCTGGCTGTGAAGCAATGTAGCTGACTTGctgggatggtgggggagggggtggtggcggTGGCAGTCCCTGAGATACACTTGTAGGAGCAGCTACCTGCATGAGAGGCACACCTGTGTGCAGATGCAAGGGTAGCGGAGGATGAATGTTAAATGGATTGCGCTGGATGTTCATCAAAGGAGCGTGAACACCCACTGGATATGGGAAGATATTCATAGGCGGCTGCTGTGCAGTCATTTGTTGCTGCATTACATTCATTTGTGGTTGCATCATATTTATAGGTAGCTGGGAACCATCTCCATGTTGGTTTGTTTGGTCTTTTAGGTTAGAatctatcaaaagaaaaaaggcttataataaaaaatcatgttaaaattTCTTTAGAGAAGCAAAGAACCACTGGTTATAGTAAGAGTCAACAGCAATTAACAGACTCAGAACACCAATCTCTAATCATTTAGTCTAATCCTATCTTTCTAAATAACGTGGACTGGTTAAAAGAAGCATTCAACTAAAATTATTAAGAGCAGGTTCATGTTGGTTCAACATTACCAAAGAATCAGCACCTCAAGAAACTTACTAAAGAAGTAATCATATAAAATCTAatcaggtggggcacctgggtggctcagtctgttgagtgtctgacttcggctcaggtcatgatttcacagctcgtcagttcgagccctgcgtcaggctctgtgctgacagctcagagcctggagcctgcttcggattctctgtctccctctctctaacccgctcacattctgtctcggtctctctcaaaaataaacatttaaaaaaattttttaatctaatcAGGTTGCTAAATTACAAGAgtaactttttatctttttttttttaacaaagcttTTTTCTTGCAATGTTCTTAATaagaaaagccaaggaaagaTAAATCATTACTAGAAGGCTAACTTATTTATATGAGAACAATGATCAAAAAAATTCAAGTGTGCACATCtgagataaaagaaatcaaagttgggacacctggggggcccagtcagttaagcatctgactgttggtttcaacTCAAGTagtgctctcatggttcatgggactgagccctgtgttgggctctgcactcacaacacagagcctgcttgggattgtctctctccctctctctctgtctgcttgggattgtcgctctctctcgctctctctctgcccctctccccacttgctcaccctctctctcaaaataaacaaacattaaaaaaaatttttttaaagatatcaaaGTTAAATCTTACACAAGAACCTCCCAAATTCTtctaagggaaataataaagattagagcaaaagtaaatgatatagaaatcagaaaacatcagaacagatcaatgaaactaggagttggttccttgaaagaattaacaacatTGATAACCTCTacccagatttatcaaaaagaaaagagaaaggactgaaataaatacaatcacgaatgaaagagaagagatcacaaccaacactccagaaatacaaacaattatgagaatattatgagcaattataagccaacaaactgggcaatctggaagaaatggataaattcctagaaactaaactaccaaaactgaaacaagaagaaacagaaaatttgaacagaccaataaccagcaaagaaatggaaacagtaatcaaaaatctaaCAAGAAGAGTAtgaggccagatggcttcccaggggaattctaccatttaaagaagagttaatacttacttttctgaaactgttccaaaaaaaaaagaaatggaaaaaaacttccaaattcattttatgaggctagcacTGTCTTGATTTCAAATCCAGACAAacacctcactaaaaaggagaattacagtccaatatccctgatgaacatggatgcaaaatctcaacaagatactagcaaactgaatccaaacagcatattaaaagaattattcatgatcaagtgggatttattactgggCTGCacggctggttcaatattcggaAATCAATCAAAtgatatataccacattaataaagggtaagaaccatatgatcttcttaatagatgcagaaaaaccatttgacaaaatacagcatccattcttgataaaaaccctcaaagtagtagggatagaaggaacatacccaagaacataaaagccatatatgaaagaaccacagctaatatcatcctcaatggggaaaaatagagcttttcccctaaggtcaggaatatgacagagatgtccattctcaccactactgttcaacatagtaccggaggtcctagcctcagcaatcagacaacaaaaagaaataaaaggcatctatactggcaaggaagaagtcaaacttccactatttgcaggaaacatgatactctatgtagaacaCCCAAGAGACTCCACCAAATAATTACCAGAACCattacacgaattcagcaaagtcataggatatcaaatcaatgtacagaaatctgctgcatttctacacaccaataatgaagcagcagaaagagaaatcaaggaatcgatcccatttacaattgcaccaaaaaccgtaagatacATATGAATAAACTTAACCTAAGACATAAAACatgtgtactctgaaaactatagaacacttatgaaagaaactggaaaagagacaaaatggaaaaacattccatgctcatggattggaacaataaatattgttaaaatatcgatGCTACCAAAAaaactacacattcaatgcaattcctatcaaaacaaagcatttctcacagagctagaacaaacaattctaaaatttgtatggaaccagaaaaagaccccagtagccaaagcaatcttgaaaaaaagcaaagcaggaggcatcacaattccagactttaagctgtattacaaagctgcaatcatcactggcacaaaaacagacacaaagatcaatgaaacagaacagaaaacctagaaatggattcataactatatggtcaactaatcttcaacaaaacaggaaagaacatctaatggaaaaaagatggtctctttgACAAGCGGTGTTAGgtaaactagacagcaacatgcaaaagaatgaaactggaccatattcttacactatatataaaaataaattcaaaatagatgaaagacctaaatgtgagacaggaaaccatcaaaatcctagaggagaacacaggtagcaacctctttgacctcagctgtagcaacttcttgcTAGACATGTCGTCAGAGgctagggaaacaaaaacaaaactgaactcctgggacttcatcaagataaaagtctCCTACaccatgaaggaaacaataaaaaaaactaatgggagaagatatttgcaaatgacatattggataaagggctagtatccaaaatcgataaagaactcatcaaactcaacacccaaaaaataaataatccagtgaagaaatgggcagaggacatgaacagactttactccaaagaagacatccaaatggtcaacagacacatgaaaagatagatgctcaacatcattcatcatcagggaaatacaaatcaaaaccacaacgagatataaCCTCactcatatctgtcagaatggctaacatgaacaactcaggcaacaacagatgttggcgaggatgcagagaaaaggggaatccttttgaactgttggtgggaatgcaaactggtacagccactctggaaaacagtatggaggttcctcaaaaagttaaaaatacaactatcctATGAccgcaactgcactactaggtatttatccaaaggaaacaaaaatgctcatttgaaggggcacatgtaccccaatatttatagcagtgctatcaacaatagccaaattatggaaagagcccaaagtccatctactgatgaatggataaagaaggaaaagaatttaatgattcatcacttatatacaatatctagtgctcatcataagtgccctcaTTACTTTAACCCagcacccatttagcccatccctccacccaacacccctccagcaaccctcagtttgatatcactgaataatattcatggaatactcaatggaatattactcagtgatcaaaaagaatgaaatcttgccattttgaaacaacatggatggaactggagagtattatgtgaagcgaaatcagtcagaaaaagacaaatatcatatgatttcacttatacgtggaatttaagaaagaaaacatgaacacagggaaaggagaggtaaaataagataaaaacagaaagggaggctttggggcacctgagtggctcagtcggttaagcatccgacttcggctcaggtcatgatctcatggtttgcgagttcaagccccgcgtctggctctgggctgaccgctcagagcctggagcccgtttcagattctgtgtctccctctgtctgcccctctgctgcttgcactctgcctcttgcattgtctcaaaaataaacaaacatttaaaaaaaacaaacaaacaaacccagaaagggaggcaaaccataagagactcattatttttttttaacattcatttctaagagagaaagaaaggcagagcatgagcggggcaggcaggggttgggggggggggggggcggcggcacagagagagaaggagacacagaatccagagtaggctccaggctctgaattatcagcacagagcctgatgtggggctcgaattcatgagctgtgagatcacgacctgagccaacatcagacgtttaaccaactgagccacccaggtgtccccataagagactcttaaagagaacaaactgagggttgctagaggggtgttgggtgggggtataggctaaatgggtgatgggtattaaagagggcaatTGTGATGAGCAAtggatattgtatgtaagtgatgaatcaccaaactCTATTCCtgaaaaccaatactacactatatgttaactaacttgaatttaaattaaaaaaaatcccaagttcTTCTATTGTAGCCAACTGTACTTAACCTAGTTAAGCCTTTGACAAGATTGGAGGGAGGGGCAGTAAAGAAGGCAATAAATactgacatatatgtatatatttacataatgcaAAGTGACTTGTTAAATGGGATTTAACATTATTAAACTGTAAGTACAGATCATTACAATTCATAtatatgaagttttaaatttataatccCTTTCCTCAAATAAAAGTGTTACTAAATAAACACAGTATGTTACCTTGTTCAGTTGCTTCTTCTTCTTGTCTCATCCATCCAGACTGTGGACCTGAAGAATTCCTCCCTCGTCTTGAGTAATAGTTTTGTACATCTGCTGGTAGAGTCTTTCTCACAGCCCAACTAGATGCAGATGTCCACCCAGATCTATCTGCCGGTGTATCAAATGAGAACTCTTGCTCATTTTTCCGTTTATAGGGTTGCTGTTCCACAAACTTGAAAGACTCATTCCCTGAACTATTTGAATTCCCTGAGAGGGGTTTTCGGTTTTGCCACCGATTTTCATTCTGATCTGTATAGGCAAAACCACCTCTGTAAGTGCCTCTGCCACGGTTACCTCTACCACGGTTAGACATccaacctgaaccaaagttttTATTCCAAGAATTCcctgaattttcatttctgttttcttcccagtgagaatcttttaacttttctggATTTCTGGTCCTTGGATCAGgcccagaatttattttttctgttaccCAACTGGGACAGTCATTTCTATGTTTGTCAGAATTTGGATCCTCAGCATCTGGactgatgtcatttttttcttttcttgtattttcattctgtttctctggatcaTTCTTTCTGTACCGATCATTTCCTCGTGGACATCTCCAACCATCATTTGCCCATCTTTCCTTCCACCGAGGAGAGTAAGTGTCTCTGTCATTTCTACTGAATGATGAACTCTTAGTTTTTGTTCTAGATCTTGATGGTGACCTCGAACGAGATCTGGACCTAGACCATCTCCTGGTTCTTCTTTCTCGATCTCGATCTCTCCGTGACCCATCTctatcactttctctttctctgctccgaGACCTGGATTTTTCTCTTGGGGAGGAATCTTTCACTCTTGACTGagatcttctgttttctctcGAAGTGTCTCTTTTGGGGGAGAGTGATGCAGATCTTTTGCCTTCCTTCGTGCTATCTCTTTTTGGAGATCGAGACTGAGATCGTCTCCTTTCTTTTGTGATATCCTGCTTTGGGGACTGAGAACGAGATTTTCTACGTCCTCTTGCAGATTCTTTTTTGGGAGATGGTGATCGAgactttctgctttcttttccagtttctcttttgGGAGATGGAGACTGAGACCGCTTCTTTTCTCGTGCAGTGTCTCTGTTGGGAGACCAAGTTGTAGATGGGGAGTGAAATCTAGATCTTCGGGTACGAGGCTTTTTGGCTTTCTCCATCACATCTACTGGGCTTTCAGATGGCTGAGATACAGTTTCAGCCTTTCCATTTGCAGGATCAGAAGATGGCATATTATTTTGAGAACTGTGCTCCACAGAATTTTCATTCAATTGTGTGGTATCAGCATTTACAGGAGGTTCAATTTCAGATTCATTCTGGTCACTGCAAAATGAATCACATTCCATAGGTATCATTTCATTGTTGTCCTCATTAAAATGCTTCTGAATTTGTTCAATGTGTGTGTTAGGCAATTCTGTAGATCTGGAATGTTCAACAGGAGATTCAGTCTTTTCTTCTAAAGATTTGTCTAATTTGGTGTTaagattatttttcaataaattattttcagagtCTTGAATACTATTCAAACTTTCTTTCTCTGAAGTATCACATGTTGCAATTATTTCTACATCTTCAGTTTCAacatgctcaagcaactgagcctcTGAGCCCTCTATGGATTTTTTGCTCACTGTTTGTATAATGCTTCCCTCAGAAGATTCTAATTTGGGGCCATCTACAAGCTGTTCTGTTTTTACTGTTGAATCTTTATGATCAACAATTTCTGCTACAGAACTTTCCATAACTTTTTCTTCATTAACCACTGACTCTGAATTCTCTGGTAACTCATCTAAACTTGGTACAGGTTGGTATACTTCAACTTCAGATCCTGAACATGTAGGAAGATCATTTGAAGGATAATCTGTACATTTGTCTGCTTTTACCTCTGATTCTGAAGGTCCAGATGTTTGGTCTTGATTTTCCAATGGATCACCTCCTTTTCCAGACATATTTTTAGGAGTCTCACTTTCTAAACACAAAACATTAGCCTCTACACTTGTATTTTCGACTTTTTGAATATCCTCTTCCTCTCCAACTAGTACAGAAGTATCTTCGGTATGAGACTCAGAATATGAAGATTCCACTGCTTCCTCTGTATCATGGTTCTCAGTATGTTCCTCACTTTCTTCTACCTGTTCATTACAACTTCTCAAGCCATTAGCAGACTCATTTTCGACACTTGCTGGCACAGTACAATTGTTACTACTTTCTGCATCTGATTGGTGCTCTTTCTCTAACACAGGTGGTGTGTCAGATTCTGCTGTTTCTTCATCTACTGAATCACTGGAAGATGATTTTTCAGGGAGAGGTATAGAGCTCCGAAGTTTCTTTTTCAATAAaggttgttttcttcctcttcttacagaCTTCCGTTTTGGAGCCTGTCTTGTTTGCTTTTCTGACATGGCTGAAGAGGACACACTTACAGATGGATTGTTGTTATCTGGGGCATCACACCCAGAATTATTTGATACTGGGGATTTCTGGGATTGACTGACTGTTTCAGCTCTTGTATTACGTGTAGATCTCCTTGTAGGAGTTGTTGCTGCAGGTTTTCGTCTTGATCCTCTGGTGTTTGATGTACCAGAAGtttgcttcttctcttctccttcttgagTATGTGCTAATGCATATCCCTTGCAAGAGGTAcctaatgatatatatttttttaaagtaaaaagtttGTTTCAATAAATGATAATAGTCTGGCTTCAGCTTATGTTAGCATAAAATACATGTCTATAATAGAGTGAAACAAAATATACTTATGAATCAAATTATGAATAAGCACATAGCTACTAACATCTAAGTAACAGCAGGTATTTATCTGGTTCTTTTAATGCTATGGAAATGAGTTATCACAAGATTTGAATTCATGTGGGCAATttaaaggggtaaaaaaaaaagaaaatatgtttggtCTGACAACTACCATCTTGGTATTACGTAGGCAAGAGGAAACAAGAGTCATCCACAAATATATAAAGACTGAAACTATTTGTTCATAATTAATAGGAGATGTAACTTCTAAAGATctacattttaggggcgcctgggtggctcagtcggttaagcatccgacttcagctcaggtcacgatctcacggtccgtgagttcgagccccgcgtcgggctctgggctgatggctcagagcctggagcctgcttctgattctgtgtctccctctctctctgcccctcccccgttcatgctctgtctctctctgtctcaaaaataaatgttaaaaaaaaaaaaaaaaaaaaaaagatctacattTTGGACACTGAAGCCCTAAACAGAAAGGAGACTTCTAACCAGTTCCTCAAAGTATTGAAGatgtaatttcttaaaaaaaaaaaaaaaaaaaaaaaaagtttctaactGGAACAATTTAAAAGTCAATGCCTGtccaaatatttacagaaatccATAGAACTTActatctacattttatttttatagcttttctaGGTCATTAACACTTTTTAGGATATCGAAAAaagctaataattttttaaaaactagagaaaCATTTCACAAACTTTACCAAAATTTTCTAAAGATATGGTACTTGTTGGAAAAATAGTTCTTGGCAACACAGAAGAGATGAGAGGAAGCACTTGTGTTTCAATATTCCAGGGTCTAAAACCAATtctgaaaattcaaaacaaaacaaagacatttttgtttaaatgttttaaaaaaattacaccaactatttaaaattattaatttttccaaatgaggttagcaactttaaaatacagtgtacttaaattattttttgccaaaataagtaaaaatgtaaattcaaggTTACTCATTGTTCAAAGATGGCTGCCAACTGGCTAcaaagaaaaaccttttaaaagCAAGTTTTTCTGATAAATTAATGGCAAGAGGGTTGAACGGTAACttcatatataatacatgtttttattttaagtaattgaatgtaatattttgtcaaaaaaatttttagcttttattcttctccattctaaaaaaaatcaacttggataataaaatgtataaataaataaaatgcacagattttaagtatacagtttgaTGACCCgtgactaatatatatatatatctgtgtaagcaccaccaccaccccaaaccAAGAAACAACATTTCCACTAACCAGAAAGTGCCTTCATGCCCCTTGCACCGCCCCCCTTCCCTTTCTGGACAACCAAAGAGATAATTTAGCCAAGTTAATCAAATCAAGGTTTTAAAGAAATTAGCAAGGTTAAAGAGAAATCAGTCcatgaataaataacaaaacttaGAAACAGAACAGTATCACTTGAATTTGAAGCATATCATACAGACATGGTTATCATATTTTTGTTAGATTTGTTTTATAGCATgtatcaaaaagtaaaaacatcaaaataaataattttttttagaaaagaactGATTTCTATTGCTTTATTATATTGTAAAGTTTCTCAACCTAAGCTCCTAGTGTTCCTATGGACTTAAGTTTCTGCATCCAAATCCAATCCACTCTCAGCTTTTTTCTGATTCTTATTTGTTCAGTTCAGGTCTCCTAACAAAAAACTACTTTATCCAGTATAAGGTGAGATTATGGACTAGGTGGAGAAAAGCTTCAAAAACACTGTGCAacttgtacacacacaaaaatatatataactctgAGATTTTATATGTATCTGGACTTCCTATTTTTACTTCTATTGATGCTCCACCATCGTTCTATGCAGAACTGTACTGTTTATATAAGGTAAAGTTATAACGTTAcaggaataaatataaaactcaGGCAAGGACCTTAATCTTTACATGGGAACttgaagtatatatataatacacctAGCAATGTGACAGTAGCTTCAGGACTTAAACTAAGAAAGGTCTGTATTATAGAAAGTCATGAATGCCAGGGCAAAGTATAAAGACTTGATCAAATAGTTATTGAGAAGACTCTTTTAGAGATGTAAAGGTCATGACAAAAGCAGTGCATCAGCTAACAGCACAAAGATAAGATTGGAATGGGGGAAACAGAAGGATGACAGATCTGaatactattattaataatgaatCTTATCATTTTGGtgctctctcttttaaatgaTTCAAATATCTTAATACTTATTAAACAGATAAATAGGGGTACTTTTTAAGGAGTTCTTTAAATAGCAATCTTCTTTAGGTATTTGAAACACCACGTTTAATTTCACAAAACTTTCTTAGAAACACAACTATTGATTAAGATACCTCTGTGCTTAAGTATTTTAATGGTATCCTGTGTTCATGTTAACATGCAAACACTTtggtaaacaatttttttttttttaccttccaaTCCCAGGTGATGTATCAGGAAACCATGACAATTCCAATTCCTGTCTCTTCTGCCTAATCAATGTATTCATTTCATTGACCTCTATAAATTCTGTACTGAAAGATAAATTTTAGACCTTCATCAGAACTCCAAAAATTTAAGTTCAGCATAACAAGTGGGTTATATCATGAATAGGAAAAATTTTTGTACCTAACATTATAAACCACATTTAAAAGAAGTACCTTTTTCTAAACACCTTCAAAATGAATTCATTCCTGTAAATTTTTTAcattacaaatcaaaatcatattgATTTGATTCATAAAAATAATGGTTGAATTTATATCTTAGGTgacaggatatttttaaaaagtcaatttagAATAATATCCATGTTACTGAGAGAAAAAAGCAACACTATTTTCTATGAACCATGAACCCACCATGAACCAAAGCTGTAGCAAGCAATCCCAGTAGAAACTGTATCTGCAACAATTTCCCAACAGAAACTAAGtgtaagacaaaaggaaaaaatagaggaaGGTATAGTTACTGTAATCAAAATGGATATAGTTCAGCTTTTTAAAAGGCTACTCAGATGTTACTGTTTTCTTTGGTACCTTGAGGCAAGCTCTAACATTAAATCCTACAATCTTAAACCTGTCTTCTTCATTTAACCAAAGCTAAGTGATTTTAAAACCCCAACTTAATCTTCAGATTCCACAAACATCTACTTATTATCCATATTCCAGTCACTACAGATTCAAAGACGACTGGATCTACTCTAAAAGGGTTCTTCTTGATTAAATTTAGCAAGTAGCTTTACTTATCTATCAAATAAAAAGCCTGTGTAGAACaatttattattaatgaaaacaaaacccacgAGACCATAGGCAGTCATCACATAATACAGAGGGTCACAAAATAATAGGTGATCTCCTTCCCTGAACtaatttattttccagaagaaacaaaaacaaaatacaaggtGAGCCTTTATGTTTATTGAGccaaaacttaaatttttactgaaagttaattataataattaaacatCAAGTATAAAAGCAtccattaaaagtaataaatactaACCAGTAAGTTCTACAGGTAAAAGAAGATTCTCCAATGTgattactagaagaaaacatattggAGAAAAAATTTCTGAAGCACTGACTT
This genomic window contains:
- the SCAF11 gene encoding protein SCAF11 isoform X3, giving the protein MKKKTVYTLNVGDQEYEDMEGEENKDNTATTGLLYSEADRCPICLNCLLEKEVGFPESCNHVFCMTCILKWAEILASCPVDRKPFQAVFKLSALEGCVKVQVKRQLRETKDKKNESSFKKPLFYRENSKSCMRKKVIKEDLLCAKLYDLKMTHRNPTHSEMEGKKNATIKINKPRRSNQCTSQCFRNFFSNMFSSSNHIGESSFTCRTYCTEFIEVNEMNTLIRQKRQELELSWFPDTSPGIGRIGFRPWNIETQVLPLISSVLPRTIFPTSTISLENFGTSCKGYALAHTQEGEEKKQTSGTSNTRGSRRKPAATTPTRRSTRNTRAETVSQSQKSPVSNNSGCDAPDNNNPSVSVSSSAMSEKQTRQAPKRKSVRRGRKQPLLKKKLRSSIPLPEKSSSSDSVDEETAESDTPPVLEKEHQSDAESSNNCTVPASVENESANGLRSCNEQVEESEEHTENHDTEEAVESSYSESHTEDTSVLVGEEEDIQKVENTSVEANVLCLESETPKNMSGKGGDPLENQDQTSGPSESEVKADKCTDYPSNDLPTCSGSEVEVYQPVPSLDELPENSESVVNEEKVMESSVAEIVDHKDSTVKTEQLVDGPKLESSEGSIIQTVSKKSIEGSEAQLLEHVETEDVEIIATCDTSEKESLNSIQDSENNLLKNNLNTKLDKSLEEKTESPVEHSRSTELPNTHIEQIQKHFNEDNNEMIPMECDSFCSDQNESEIEPPVNADTTQLNENSVEHSSQNNMPSSDPANGKAETVSQPSESPVDVMEKAKKPRTRRSRFHSPSTTWSPNRDTAREKKRSQSPSPKRETGKESRKSRSPSPKKESARGRRKSRSQSPKQDITKERRRSQSRSPKRDSTKEGKRSASLSPKRDTSRENRRSQSRVKDSSPREKSRSRSRERESDRDGSRRDRDRERRTRRWSRSRSRSRSPSRSRTKTKSSSFSRNDRDTYSPRWKERWANDGWRCPRGNDRYRKNDPEKQNENTRKEKNDISPDAEDPNSDKHRNDCPSWVTEKINSGPDPRTRNPEKLKDSHWEENRNENSGNSWNKNFGSGWMSNRGRGNRGRGTYRGGFAYTDQNENRWQNRKPLSGNSNSSGNESFKFVEQQPYKRKNEQEFSFDTPADRSGWTSASSWAVRKTLPADVQNYYSRRGRNSSGPQSGWMRQEEEATEQDSNLKDQTNQHGDGSQLPINMMQPQMNVMQQQMTAQQPPMNIFPYPVGVHAPLMNIQRNPFNIHPPLPLHLHTGVPLMQVAAPTSVSQGLPPPPPPPPPSQQVSYIASQPDGKQLQGVPSASHVSNNMSTPVLPAPTAAPGNLGTVQGPSSGNTSSSSHSKASNAAVKLTESKVSVTVEASADSSKTDKKLQIQEKAAQEVKLAIKPFYQNKDITKEEYKEIVRKAVDKVCHSKSGEVNSTKVANLVKAYVDKYKYSRKGSQKKTLEEPVSTEKNIG